DNA from Massilia antarctica:
GGCGGCGCGGTTGCCTTGCGGATGGCGGCCGATTCCCCCGGCAGCATTGCTTCCCTGGTGTTGATCGACGCAGCCGGAGCGGAAACGTCGTCAAGCTGGCTGCGCCAGCAGTTTTCAGATGCCGGGACCAATCCCATGGTTGCGATCCACAACACGGCTGATTATAAAAAGATGATCGGCATCGGCATGGAAAAGCCGCCGCATATTCCCGATTTCCTGCTCGCTGCGCTGGCCAGGAGCTACATGGCCCGCGAAGAAATCAACCTGCGCATCGCGCGCGACATCGAAACCGACCTGGACCAGCGCCGCGTCCTGGGCGTGATCGACGCGCCTTCGCTCATCATCTGGGGCGCGCAAGACAAGGTCGTGCACGTGGACGATGCGCAGACGCTTCACTCCGGTTTGCGCAACAGCGAAAAAGTGGTGCTCGAAGGAATAGGCCACCTACCCATGGTCGAGGCACCGAAACAGGTGGCGGCACTGTGCGACGCTTTCTATGCCGGCCGGGCGGCCGCGCGTTTGCCCAAGGCCGCCTGACCGAGACCGAACCGTCATCCCGCCTCACACCAGAAACACGAGCGTACTGCGCATGACGGTCAAGGTGCACCGGTGAAAGCCATATCTCAGCTGGCATAGAATTGGTCGGCAGTCGCTTTCAAACCGCAACCGGGGATGAATTGCTCAGATACGGTCAGGATGGCATACAGATTTTGCTTCAGCTCATCGGCTGAAAGCTCGCCGTCCTTGAGCGCCGTTTGCAGCAAGTGGAGAGCCATATCCGCAAGCAGTATCCTCTGCTTCTCCGTCCAGCCCGGATCACCGCGTACCGATCCGTGGCCGCGGTAGGCAGATTCGGTCAGGCCATGCGCCTTGCGGCCTAACACGACAATCTCATTCTTGATCGTTTCATCCATCGTACTCTTCCTGTTTTACGACATTGACGCCGCGTAGCGCGGCCCGGAGGCTGACACTGATGCCGCCGCCAGGGCAGCGGCAACGCAAAAGCTTATTTGATGATACATTTTCAATTTACGCAGGGCAACCTGTGCCGAACTTACTTTCATGGATGAGACCCGCATGAGCACTATTTGTATCCGTCAGGCCGTACTCGCCGATCTTGACGCCTTGTCAGTTTTATTCGATGGCTACCGCCAGTTCTACGGTCGCGAGAGCGATGTGGCGGCCGCGAAAAGGTTTTTGTCGGAGCGGATCGATCACGCCGAGTCCGTCCTCTTCATTGCCCATGAAGGAAGCGATCCCATCGGCTTTGCGCAGCTGTATCCGAGCTTTTCGAGTGTTTCGCTCGGACGAATCTATATCCTCAATGATCTGTTTATCCACGAGTCGGGACGTCGCAAGGGTGTCGGAGCCGGCCTTCTTTCCGCTTCCATCGATTTCGCCAGGACAGCCGGGGCGATTCGTCTTGCGCTCTCGACCGCGAATACAAATACCAAAGCGCAAGCGCTTTATGAAGCACAAGGCTGGGAACGCGACGACGACTTTTTCTATATGTATCCGATACCGCAGTCCTGAGCCCCGATCCGCTTCCAGTACAGCAAGGTGCCCGTCAGGCCCCCATGGGGCTTGAGCGCATAGCCGGGAATCTCGCCGGCCAGGGTGAAGCCATGTTTCGCGTACAGCCCGGCAGCGCCGCCGTCGCTGGCGGTATCGAGTACCAGCAGCGTCTTGCCGCGTGCCACGGCAGCAGCCTCGGCAGCCTGCAGCAGGGCCGCCGCGATGCCGCGCCCACGGCAGCGCGGCAAGGTCATCATCTTGGCGATTTCCGCGCGGTGCGGCTGGTTGGGCGGGCAGTCGAGCAGCAGGCTGACCGTTGCCACCAGTTGCTCGTCCTCAAACGCGCCGAACACGATGCGCTGGCCATCGGCCGCCGCTTGCAGCGCGCGTTCCCAGAAGGCCTGCGCTTCCGAGCGGGCCAACGGATGCATGAAGCCGACCGAGCCGCCCTGGGCGACCACCTCGGCCAGCAATCCCGCCAGGGTGTCGATGAGTGCCGGCGCCCCCGCCAGCGGACGAATGTGGATGTCGGGCATGCTCAACTCCTTGCGAGAACAACCAGGTAACGGCAGGTGTCCGCGCCCTCATTGGCGATGGTCACCTCGGACGGCGGCCCGAAGCCGAGACAGTCGCCAGCCTCCAGGCGGTGTTGTTCGCCGCCCTCCACCACCGTCAGCGAGCCCGTCTGGACCCAGAGCGCCTGGCGGATATGCGCGTACGACGAGGCCGGCAACACCACCCTTTGGCCGGGCGGCATGTCGACCTGCACGATTTCCACGGGATGATCGGGGCGCGCATACACTTGCCGGCGGACATAGCCGCTATCCGGATCGCGCCAGACGGGCTGCTGCGCCGCGCGCATGACGCGGCTGGCATCGTCGTGCCCTTCCGCACGCAGCAACAGGCCGGCCAGGGTAAGGTCGAAGGCGCCGGCCAGCCGTACCAGGATGACCGCCGTGGGGCTGGTCTCTTCGCGCTCGATCTTGCTGATGGTGGCCTTGGCCACGCCGGAACGGGCTGCCAGATCAGCCAGCGACCAGCCGCGCGCGTCGCGCTCCAGGCGCAGCCGGCGGGCGATGGCAGCGCTTGTATCGTCTTTTATTGTATTCATTTGTCCAATATAATGGACGACGCGAGGCAATGCAAGCGTTTGTGGGCAATAAAAAAGGCAGCGCCCGGAATGCCGGGGCTGCCTTTTTCAGTGGCGATATCGCTGGATTAGCTGTTGAAGCCCTTGCCTTCGGCGGCCAGTCGCACCATCAGCGGGGCCGGTGCCCAAGCGTTGCCATGACGGCCTTTGGCATATTTCTCCATCGCCATCAGCACATTGGCCAGGCCGACCGTATCGGCATAGAACATCGGACCGCCGCGGAACACGGGGAAGCCGTAGCCGGTCAGGTAGACCATGTCGATGTCGGAAGCGCGCATGGCGATGCCCTCTTCCAGGATGCGCGCGCCTTCGTTGACCAGCGAATAGACCAGGCGCTCGACGATCTCTTCATCGCTGATCTTGCGGCGCTCGACGCCGATATCGGCCGAGTGCTTGACGATCATGTCGTTGACGTCCTGCGAGGCATAGGCCTTGCGGTCGCCGGCCTTGTAGTCGTACCAGCCGGCGCCGGTTTTCTGGCCGTAGCGGCCCATTTCGCACAGCAGGTCGGCGGTTTTCGAGTAGGTGATCTCGGGCGACTCGACATAGCGGCGCTTGCGGATGTACCAGCCGATATCGTTGCCGGCCAGGTCGCCCATGCGGAACGGCCCCATCGCAAAGCCGAATTTCTCGACGGCTTTATCGACCTGCTCCGGCAGGCAGCCTTCTTCCAGCAAGAAACCGGCTTGGCGGCTGTACTGCTCGATCATGCGGTTGCCGATGAAGCCGTCGCACACGCCCGACACCACGCCGGTCTTGCGCAGTTTTTTCGACAGCGCCAGGGTGGTGGCCAGCACGTCCTTGCCCGTCTTGGCGCCGCGCACGATTTCCAGCAGTTTCATCACGTTGGCCGGGCTGAAGAAGTGGGTACCGACCACATCCTGCGGACGGCTGGTGAAGCCGGCGATCTTGTTCACGTCCAGGGTCGAGGTGTTCGACGCCAGGATCGCTCCCGGCTTCATTACCGAATCGAGCTGCTTGAAGACCGATTCCTTCACGCCCATGTCCTCGAACACGGCTTCGACCACGATGTCGGCCTGGGCGATGTCGGCGTAATTGAGCGTACCGCTGATGAGGCCGACGCGCTGTTCGAACTTCTCTTGCGTGAGCTTGCCCTTTTTCATCGTGTTTTCGTAGTTCTTGCGGATCGTGGCGATGCCCTTGTCCAGCGCTTCCTGCTTGGTTTCGAGCAGAATGACGGGAATGCCGGCATTGACGAAGTTCATGGCGATGCCGCCGCCCATGGTGCCGGCGCCGATGATGGCGGCCTGCTTGATGTCGCGGGTCGGCGTGTCGGCTGGCACGTCCGGAATCTTGCTGGCGAGACGCTCGGCGAAGAAGGCGTGGCGCAGCGACTTCGATTCCGGCGTCTGGATCAGGTGCAGGAAGCGCTCGCGCTCGAACTTGATGCCGTCTTCAAACTTCTTGGTGACCGAGGCCGCCACGGTTTCGACGCATTCCATTGGCGCCGGGAACGCGCCGGACATGGCTTTGACGGTGTTGCGCGAAAATTGCAGGAAGGCTTCGTGGTTCGGGTAGTTCACCTTGCGGTCGCGCACGCGTGGCAGCGGACGCACGTCGGCGACCTTGTTGGCGAAGGCCACGGCCGAGTCGATCAGCTTGGCGTCGGAAGCGAATACTTCATCGAACAGTGCGGTGCCGGCGAATTTTTCCGAGGGCACTGGAGTGCCGGAGACAATCATGTTCAAGGCCATTTCCAGACCGACAACGCGCGGCAGACGTTGCGTGCCGCCAGCGCCCGGCAGCAGGCCGAGCTTGACTTCCGGCAGCGCGATTTGGGCGCCCGGCATGGCGACCCGGTAGTTGCAGCCGAGCGCCAGTTCGAGACCGCCGCCCATGCAGACCGTGTGGATCGCGGCGACGACGGGCTTGGTCGAGCTTTCGGCGACCTGGATCAGCGTGTGCAGGGTCGGTTCCGTGAGCGCCTTGGGCGAATTGAATTCCTTGATGTCGGCGCCACCGGAAAACGCCTTGCCGGCGCCGGTGATGACGATCGCCTTGACGGCGTCGTCCGCCAGCGCGCGGCGAATGCCGGCCACCGCGGCGGTACGCGTCTCAAGACCCAGTCCGTTGACTGGTGGATTGTTCAGTGTGATGACGGCAACGCTGCCATTGACCAGGTATTCGGCGCTCATGTCTCTTCCTTTGTTAGTGGGTTCAGCAGTCTTCGACTATACATCATAATAGAACGGTCGTATTATTTTTTGTGAGGGGTGGTCAGGAGTTTTTCGGGGTTAACGGCGGATCGACGAACTTGGGTTCCCGCCTGCGCGGGAACGACGGTCTCAGGGGCAATGGTAGAAATATCCGTCGTTCCCGCGAAGGCGGGAATCCAAGTACGTCTCGCCGCCACTCACACCTCCAACCACTCCTTCCGTACCCCAGCATCCCCCCTCAACTCCTGCGGCGTCCCCTCGAACACAATCGCCCCGTGCCCCATCACATACACCCGCTGCGAAATCTCCAGCGCAATAGCCAGTTTCTGCTCCACCAGCAGCACCGAAATCCCCTTCTCCTTGAGCGCCAATAAATACTCAGCCACCAGCGCCACGATCTTCGGCGCCAGGCCCTCGGTCGGCTCATCGATCATGATCAGGTCCGGATCGCCCATCAGGCTGCGGCACAAGGTCAGCATCTGCTGCTCCCCGCCCGACAAGAACCCGGCCGCCACCGTGCGCCGTTCCAGCAGGCGCGGAAACATGTTGTACATGTCATCGAGCGCCCAGCGCCCGGTCACGCCCGTCTTCTTCTGCCCCAGGATGAGGTTCTGCTCCACCGTCAGGGTCGGAAAAATATCCCGGTTCTCCGGCACATACGCCAACCCCTTGTGCGCGATCTGGAACGCTTTCAATCCCAGCACTTCCTCCCCCTTGAACAGCACCGACCCGGTGGCACTGACCTGCCCCATCACCGCCTTGACCAGGGTCGAGCGCCCTACCCCATTGCGCCCCAGCAGGCTGACAATCTCGCCTTTTCCGATCTGCAGATCGACCCCGTGCAGAATATGCCCCTTGCCGTAAAACGCATGCAGCTCCTTAATCTCCAGAATGGCGCTCATGCGGCTTCCTCGCTGCCTTCGTGGCCCAGATAGGCCGCCTGCACGGCGCCATTCGAACGGATATTGGCCGGCGTATCGCAGGCGATCACCTCGCCGTACACCAGCACCGCGATCTTATCGGCCAGCCCGAACACCACGCTCATATCGTGCTCCACCATCACCAGCGATTTGCCGACCGTGACCTTGCGGATCAATTCGACCGCCGCATCCGATTCCGAACGGCTCATCCCGGCGGTGGGCTCGTCGAGCAGAATCACATCTGCCCCGCCGGCGATGGTGATGCCGATTTCCAGCGCGCGCTGTTCGGCATAGGTCAGCACGCCTGCAAGAACCTTGCGCTGGCGCTGCATGCCGATCTGCTCCAATACCTGTTCCGCGCGCTCATGGGCGTCACGCAGCCCGTTCAAACGCTGCCAGAACGAGTATTTATACCCGAGCGACCACAGTACCGCGCAGCGCAGGTTTTCATACACGGACAGCTTCTCGAACAGATTACTGATCTGGAAGCTGCGCGATAGTCCGAGCCGGTTG
Protein-coding regions in this window:
- a CDS encoding GNAT family N-acetyltransferase, with the translated sequence MSTICIRQAVLADLDALSVLFDGYRQFYGRESDVAAAKRFLSERIDHAESVLFIAHEGSDPIGFAQLYPSFSSVSLGRIYILNDLFIHESGRRKGVGAGLLSASIDFARTAGAIRLALSTANTNTKAQALYEAQGWERDDDFFYMYPIPQS
- a CDS encoding helix-turn-helix domain-containing protein — encoded protein: MNTIKDDTSAAIARRLRLERDARGWSLADLAARSGVAKATISKIEREETSPTAVILVRLAGAFDLTLAGLLLRAEGHDDASRVMRAAQQPVWRDPDSGYVRRQVYARPDHPVEIVQVDMPPGQRVVLPASSYAHIRQALWVQTGSLTVVEGGEQHRLEAGDCLGFGPPSEVTIANEGADTCRYLVVLARS
- a CDS encoding alpha/beta fold hydrolase, producing the protein MSSWTTRLGDRLLGMAMAAECKSARLDAAAVAVDGGRIAYLRRGTGLSEAIVMLHGAASDKSAWLRLAKTMRTGMTILIPDLPGHGESPAQAASCYNVQSQAGRMLGFLAALGVGRAHLIGNSMGGAVALRMAADSPGSIASLVLIDAAGAETSSSWLRQQFSDAGTNPMVAIHNTADYKKMIGIGMEKPPHIPDFLLAALARSYMAREEINLRIARDIETDLDQRRVLGVIDAPSLIIWGAQDKVVHVDDAQTLHSGLRNSEKVVLEGIGHLPMVEAPKQVAALCDAFYAGRAAARLPKAA
- a CDS encoding 3-hydroxyacyl-CoA dehydrogenase NAD-binding domain-containing protein → MSAEYLVNGSVAVITLNNPPVNGLGLETRTAAVAGIRRALADDAVKAIVITGAGKAFSGGADIKEFNSPKALTEPTLHTLIQVAESSTKPVVAAIHTVCMGGGLELALGCNYRVAMPGAQIALPEVKLGLLPGAGGTQRLPRVVGLEMALNMIVSGTPVPSEKFAGTALFDEVFASDAKLIDSAVAFANKVADVRPLPRVRDRKVNYPNHEAFLQFSRNTVKAMSGAFPAPMECVETVAASVTKKFEDGIKFERERFLHLIQTPESKSLRHAFFAERLASKIPDVPADTPTRDIKQAAIIGAGTMGGGIAMNFVNAGIPVILLETKQEALDKGIATIRKNYENTMKKGKLTQEKFEQRVGLISGTLNYADIAQADIVVEAVFEDMGVKESVFKQLDSVMKPGAILASNTSTLDVNKIAGFTSRPQDVVGTHFFSPANVMKLLEIVRGAKTGKDVLATTLALSKKLRKTGVVSGVCDGFIGNRMIEQYSRQAGFLLEEGCLPEQVDKAVEKFGFAMGPFRMGDLAGNDIGWYIRKRRYVESPEITYSKTADLLCEMGRYGQKTGAGWYDYKAGDRKAYASQDVNDMIVKHSADIGVERRKISDEEIVERLVYSLVNEGARILEEGIAMRASDIDMVYLTGYGFPVFRGGPMFYADTVGLANVLMAMEKYAKGRHGNAWAPAPLMVRLAAEGKGFNS
- a CDS encoding ABC transporter ATP-binding protein encodes the protein MSAILEIKELHAFYGKGHILHGVDLQIGKGEIVSLLGRNGVGRSTLVKAVMGQVSATGSVLFKGEEVLGLKAFQIAHKGLAYVPENRDIFPTLTVEQNLILGQKKTGVTGRWALDDMYNMFPRLLERRTVAAGFLSGGEQQMLTLCRSLMGDPDLIMIDEPTEGLAPKIVALVAEYLLALKEKGISVLLVEQKLAIALEISQRVYVMGHGAIVFEGTPQELRGDAGVRKEWLEV
- a CDS encoding GNAT family N-acetyltransferase; this translates as MPDIHIRPLAGAPALIDTLAGLLAEVVAQGGSVGFMHPLARSEAQAFWERALQAAADGQRIVFGAFEDEQLVATVSLLLDCPPNQPHRAEIAKMMTLPRCRGRGIAAALLQAAEAAAVARGKTLLVLDTASDGGAAGLYAKHGFTLAGEIPGYALKPHGGLTGTLLYWKRIGAQDCGIGYI
- a CDS encoding ABC transporter ATP-binding protein — encoded protein: MTTAALELKDVRKSFGRSEIIRGASLTVQKGERLAVIGPNGAGKSTLFNLVSGRFGITSGDICLNGNSISGLRPFEINRLGLSRSFQISNLFEKLSVYENLRCAVLWSLGYKYSFWQRLNGLRDAHERAEQVLEQIGMQRQRKVLAGVLTYAEQRALEIGITIAGGADVILLDEPTAGMSRSESDAAVELIRKVTVGKSLVMVEHDMSVVFGLADKIAVLVYGEVIACDTPANIRSNGAVQAAYLGHEGSEEAA